One window of Methanospirillum lacunae genomic DNA carries:
- a CDS encoding PEGA domain-containing protein, translated as MLFRKDLILALLCITVLCTWCGAEFQGGNHVGPVSSDPPISLTDPTGPVNSPSPISPNPPWQNPVSHPSVASNIQTLIPMPGPRTPISNPYPAPLSPVVADEHFLSPDYRRPVSNPYPVCNNPSGYRYVSHSYSDYYYPNYPYYSNYPYYSSNYYYRSGSLQILSSPYGASVYLNNKYRGRTPRTGYLDISSLQPGTYDLLIQYDNYLPYTSTVFVERGQVRTINVVLNQDTQQGPSTGSIQIQSEPADAQVFLNNQFMGITPVYLSDLAPGDYTLTLQKEGYASYVSVVKIVEGQTLPISAVLSGVPTQPPTPVPTSTPVPSQTPLPAPTRAGLPVMVVLLGIAAGMICISRR; from the coding sequence ATGTTATTTAGAAAAGATCTCATCCTGGCACTATTATGTATCACAGTTCTCTGTACCTGGTGCGGTGCAGAGTTTCAGGGGGGAAATCATGTGGGTCCTGTCTCTTCTGATCCACCCATCTCACTCACTGACCCTACCGGACCTGTAAATTCTCCATCACCGATCTCTCCAAACCCTCCCTGGCAAAATCCGGTTTCTCATCCTAGTGTTGCAAGCAACATTCAAACTCTGATCCCCATGCCTGGCCCACGGACACCGATTTCAAATCCCTACCCTGCTCCTCTGTCACCGGTTGTTGCAGATGAGCATTTTCTTAGCCCTGACTATCGCCGGCCCGTGAGTAACCCATACCCGGTCTGTAATAATCCTTCTGGATACAGGTATGTGTCGCATTCATACTCGGATTACTATTATCCTAATTACCCATATTATTCAAATTATCCGTATTACTCTTCTAACTATTATTATCGCTCAGGTTCACTTCAGATACTGAGTTCTCCTTATGGTGCTTCAGTGTATCTGAACAATAAATATAGAGGACGGACTCCCCGTACCGGATATCTTGACATCTCCTCACTCCAGCCAGGAACCTACGATCTGTTAATACAGTACGATAATTATCTTCCGTATACAAGCACGGTCTTTGTTGAACGAGGCCAGGTCAGAACTATCAATGTTGTGCTAAACCAGGACACTCAGCAGGGCCCCTCCACTGGTTCGATACAGATACAATCTGAACCCGCTGATGCACAAGTATTCCTAAATAATCAGTTTATGGGTATAACTCCTGTCTACCTTTCCGACCTGGCACCTGGTGATTATACTCTCACTCTTCAGAAAGAGGGTTATGCCTCGTATGTCAGTGTAGTAAAGATCGTTGAAGGACAGACCCTGCCGATATCAGCAGTTTTGAGTGGGGTTCCAACACAACCGCCAACTCCTGTTCCAACATCCACTCCAGTCCCATCACAAACACCTCTGCCAGCTCCGACACGTGCCGGTTTGCCAGTTATGGTGGTGTTGCTGGGGATTGCTGCCGGGATGATCTGTATTTCCCGGCGATAA
- the proS gene encoding proline--tRNA ligase: MEEQEATLPPKAEFSEWYNDILWRAEIMDVRYPVKGLYVWFPFGFGIRKRVYGVLRELLDRDHEEALFPLLIPENEFMKEAEHIKGFEEEVYWVTHGGTSPLDVKLALRPTSETAIYPMYALWVRSHADLPIKVYQIVNTFRYETKHTRPLIRLREITSFKEAHTVHATWEDAEKTVEEAIALYREFYDRMCIPVLISKRPDWDKFPGADYTIAVDTIMPDGRTLQIGTVHHLGDHFSRTFSICYENLAGEQQYCYQTCYGISERSIAALISLHGDDRGLALPAEVAPTQVVIVPVIMKKREEEVLEAAEVLKKELVTAGYRVKVDTRDLRPGAKYYYWELRGVPLRIEIGPRDIDNGVVTAVTRFGEKSTISREDFISGVQMKMAAMSEAMTTRAVQHIKDHLFPVEDITGLKEVITKGVAAVHWCGCKECADRIEEAADASILGTEVRSELIGNGSGTCVICGKPDSVMTLVGRSY; encoded by the coding sequence ATGGAAGAGCAAGAGGCAACTCTCCCGCCAAAGGCGGAATTCTCAGAATGGTACAACGATATTTTATGGCGTGCAGAGATCATGGATGTACGCTACCCCGTAAAAGGACTCTACGTCTGGTTCCCATTCGGGTTTGGGATCCGCAAGAGAGTATACGGAGTTCTGCGTGAACTGCTTGATCGTGACCATGAAGAGGCGCTTTTCCCATTGCTCATTCCTGAAAATGAGTTCATGAAAGAGGCAGAACACATCAAGGGATTTGAAGAGGAGGTATACTGGGTTACCCACGGAGGAACCAGTCCTCTTGATGTTAAGCTTGCCCTGCGTCCAACAAGTGAGACGGCTATCTATCCGATGTACGCCCTCTGGGTCAGATCTCATGCTGACCTTCCAATAAAAGTGTACCAGATCGTCAACACGTTCAGGTATGAGACCAAGCATACACGACCGTTGATTCGGCTTAGAGAGATCACCTCGTTTAAAGAAGCACACACCGTTCATGCTACCTGGGAAGATGCAGAAAAGACTGTCGAAGAGGCGATCGCTTTGTATCGCGAGTTTTACGACAGGATGTGCATCCCGGTCCTGATCTCAAAACGACCAGACTGGGATAAGTTCCCTGGTGCAGATTATACAATTGCCGTGGACACGATCATGCCGGATGGGAGGACTCTTCAGATTGGAACAGTCCATCACCTTGGTGATCACTTCTCTAGAACCTTCTCGATCTGCTACGAAAATCTCGCAGGTGAACAGCAATATTGCTATCAGACCTGTTATGGGATATCAGAACGATCCATCGCAGCCCTCATCAGTTTGCACGGTGATGACCGGGGCCTCGCTCTGCCTGCTGAAGTAGCCCCAACGCAGGTAGTCATTGTACCGGTGATCATGAAGAAGCGTGAAGAAGAAGTCCTTGAAGCAGCTGAAGTACTTAAAAAAGAACTCGTGACAGCAGGATACCGGGTCAAGGTTGATACCCGTGACCTCCGTCCAGGGGCGAAATATTACTACTGGGAACTTCGCGGTGTCCCACTCAGGATTGAGATCGGCCCACGGGATATCGACAATGGGGTAGTAACTGCTGTTACACGCTTTGGTGAGAAGTCAACCATTTCACGGGAAGATTTCATTAGTGGAGTCCAGATGAAGATGGCTGCCATGAGTGAAGCGATGACTACCCGGGCAGTGCAGCACATAAAAGATCATCTCTTCCCGGTGGAAGACATCACTGGCCTGAAGGAAGTTATCACAAAGGGTGTTGCAGCCGTTCACTGGTGTGGATGTAAAGAGTGTGCTGACCGGATAGAGGAAGCGGCAGATGCCAGTATCCTAGGAACAGAAGTTAGGTCAGAGCTTATTGGTAATGGATCCGGAACCTGTGTGATCTGCGGAAAGCCGGATTCTGTTATGACCCTGGTCGGCCGGAGTTACTAA
- a CDS encoding stage II sporulation protein M, producing the protein MSDRPWNDEEDIIRQTPEPVSSSRYTPFQQEFLRYLGISVLIFIVGCVGGVLSSQADPAFGESLVKLFKEMITNDIMSDAPPLLALQLFLNNLESCVLLFLGGAILGVVTLLVLSFNGIVIGGILEVVRGKTDIVVMFASIVPHGIFELPAVLVSSTLGLMLGRAVMLELAGQGDASAQAYVLGRLFIRYVVPFIAIAACIEAFITPAVLGMVA; encoded by the coding sequence ATGTCTGATCGGCCCTGGAATGATGAAGAGGATATAATAAGGCAAACACCCGAACCGGTATCCTCCTCCCGCTACACTCCATTTCAGCAGGAATTTCTCAGATATCTCGGAATTTCTGTCCTGATATTTATCGTTGGGTGTGTTGGGGGGGTTTTATCCTCACAGGCTGATCCCGCATTTGGCGAATCACTTGTGAAACTCTTTAAAGAGATGATCACAAACGACATCATGTCTGATGCTCCCCCGCTCCTAGCGCTACAACTGTTTCTGAATAACCTGGAATCGTGTGTATTACTCTTTCTCGGCGGGGCTATTCTTGGTGTGGTTACTCTGCTCGTCCTCTCCTTTAACGGGATTGTTATCGGAGGTATCCTGGAAGTTGTAAGGGGTAAGACAGATATCGTGGTGATGTTTGCCTCCATTGTTCCGCATGGGATCTTTGAACTCCCTGCTGTACTTGTATCATCGACCCTGGGTCTGATGCTTGGTCGGGCTGTAATGCTTGAACTGGCCGGACAGGGAGATGCTTCAGCACAGGCGTACGTGCTGGGAAGACTCTTTATACGATATGTAGTCCCATTCATCGCAATCGCGGCATGTATAGAGGCATTTATCACTCCCGCAGTCTTAGGGATGGTAGCATAG
- a CDS encoding DUF63 family protein: MIREFIYKYYIDPIRYGQPYTLVDTLTYAGILIICVWLIYRWLCKSNISVDREFVYALIPWVIWGGLLRVVEDTGVSGSGWGMLLTTPFIFFLIFTVAAPTLWVLWFLEKRQVILKFKQTFGIVGAIVSLGTLIFLLWYGLTTTRVDLMVAATILSMAAVSTGIVYGLLRHVFKWEYVSDRLYQLLIFGHMLDASATSYGIDLHSVPYVEQHVVGSALIAMTGTAFVMFPLKLLVIIPGIWILEQYRRSDNSGIWYLILLAMIMVGMAPGIRDMLRMVLYV, encoded by the coding sequence ATGATTAGGGAATTCATCTACAAATACTACATAGATCCTATCAGGTATGGTCAGCCCTATACCCTTGTTGACACGCTGACCTACGCAGGAATTCTTATCATCTGTGTCTGGTTGATCTACCGGTGGCTCTGCAAGAGCAATATTTCTGTAGACCGTGAGTTTGTGTATGCTCTTATCCCATGGGTTATCTGGGGAGGATTACTTAGAGTCGTAGAAGATACAGGAGTTTCAGGATCAGGATGGGGGATGCTTCTCACCACCCCGTTTATATTCTTCCTGATATTTACAGTTGCAGCACCCACACTCTGGGTCCTATGGTTTTTGGAAAAAAGACAGGTTATTTTAAAATTCAAACAGACCTTTGGGATCGTTGGCGCAATAGTAAGTCTGGGAACTCTCATATTCCTGCTTTGGTATGGATTGACCACAACACGGGTAGATCTGATGGTTGCCGCAACCATCCTCTCCATGGCAGCCGTCTCCACAGGTATCGTTTACGGACTTCTCAGGCATGTATTCAAGTGGGAGTACGTATCTGACCGGCTCTATCAACTGCTTATCTTCGGGCATATGCTAGATGCAAGTGCAACAAGTTATGGAATAGATCTTCATTCTGTCCCGTATGTAGAGCAGCATGTAGTCGGATCAGCACTGATTGCCATGACCGGTACCGCATTCGTGATGTTTCCGCTTAAACTTCTGGTCATTATTCCAGGGATCTGGATCCTGGAACAGTACCGTCGCTCTGATAATTCAGGTATCTGGTATCTAATCCTCCTTGCAATGATAATGGTTGGAATGGCACCAGGAATTCGGGATATGCTCAGGATGGTGCTCTATGTCTGA
- a CDS encoding NAD(P)-dependent glycerol-1-phosphate dehydrogenase: protein MSADDINVLRRDFSKSRWTQLPRDVLVGHNAIEQLPAILADIKPGRSALIITGTATREVAGNQVCAVLNHDYSIFHFSATRLDAGLLKEAEQAGREAGAEFIIGVGGGRVIDTAKIVSYNLDIPFISVPTAASHDGIVSGRATLPTEDGNVSVQAHPPIAVVADTGIIARAPHRLLASGCADVISNYTAVLDWELAHRLRGEEISEYAVSLSRMTAEILVKNSRLIKPGQEEAAWIVVKALVSSGVAMSIAGSSRPASGGEHKFAHALERIMPGGALHGEVCGIGAIMTMYLHGGDWRAIRQSLIQIGAPTTPEQLKIPDRVVTEALLSAKDIRPERFTILDTGITRESAEHLVQMLYEE, encoded by the coding sequence ATGAGTGCAGATGACATAAATGTACTGAGGAGGGACTTTTCCAAGTCACGATGGACACAACTCCCACGTGATGTTCTCGTCGGTCATAATGCAATAGAACAGCTCCCTGCTATCCTTGCTGATATCAAACCAGGGAGGTCTGCACTTATCATCACCGGCACTGCAACTCGTGAAGTTGCCGGAAATCAGGTCTGTGCCGTGCTGAATCATGATTATTCAATATTCCATTTTTCAGCAACCCGGCTGGATGCCGGTCTCCTGAAAGAGGCAGAGCAGGCCGGCAGAGAGGCAGGTGCAGAGTTTATCATCGGGGTTGGGGGCGGCCGGGTTATTGATACTGCAAAGATAGTCTCATACAACCTTGACATCCCGTTCATCAGCGTGCCTACCGCTGCATCTCATGATGGAATTGTATCAGGCAGGGCTACTCTTCCAACCGAAGATGGGAACGTTTCTGTGCAGGCCCATCCTCCGATTGCTGTAGTGGCTGATACCGGAATAATTGCCCGGGCTCCTCATCGCCTTCTGGCTTCTGGGTGTGCCGATGTCATTTCCAATTACACAGCGGTTCTTGACTGGGAACTTGCCCACCGTCTGAGGGGAGAAGAAATCAGTGAGTATGCTGTCTCACTCTCACGGATGACAGCAGAGATTCTCGTGAAAAATTCCCGGTTGATAAAGCCTGGCCAGGAAGAAGCTGCCTGGATCGTTGTCAAAGCACTTGTCTCATCAGGAGTTGCGATGAGTATAGCCGGCTCGTCCCGTCCGGCTTCAGGTGGAGAACACAAGTTTGCTCATGCACTTGAACGAATTATGCCCGGAGGAGCACTCCACGGGGAGGTCTGTGGTATTGGTGCTATTATGACTATGTATCTGCATGGTGGTGACTGGCGAGCTATCAGACAGTCCCTGATTCAGATTGGTGCTCCGACTACACCTGAACAATTAAAAATCCCTGACCGGGTTGTAACCGAAGCCCTGCTCAGCGCAAAGGATATCAGGCCTGAACGATTTACTATCCTAGATACAGGAATCACCCGCGAATCGGCTGAACATCTGGTACAGATGTTATACGAGGAGTAA
- a CDS encoding UPF0179 family protein, with translation MEQKKTRVTIVGSAYAKPGIQFVYTGKTEECESCSISRVCHNLEIGKRYEVVAIRAANHSCPVHLKGAVTVDVTEAPVDIRIPDGLAKKNTTVLIKLPVCDEACEWYAECHPAGVVSGQKYIITDILPDDLVQCRVDLKPVMVRVIPLPDVLPKISS, from the coding sequence ATGGAGCAGAAAAAGACTCGGGTTACAATTGTCGGGTCAGCATATGCGAAGCCTGGTATTCAGTTTGTATATACCGGAAAGACTGAAGAATGTGAATCATGTTCCATCTCCCGGGTATGTCACAACTTGGAAATAGGGAAAAGATATGAGGTCGTGGCGATTAGGGCGGCAAACCATTCATGCCCGGTTCACCTAAAAGGAGCTGTAACCGTTGATGTAACCGAAGCACCAGTTGATATTCGTATTCCTGATGGCCTCGCAAAGAAAAATACGACCGTTCTTATCAAACTCCCTGTCTGTGATGAAGCATGTGAATGGTATGCCGAATGCCATCCGGCCGGGGTTGTCAGCGGTCAGAAATATATCATCACTGATATCTTGCCGGATGACCTGGTTCAGTGTCGTGTAGACCTCAAACCTGTAATGGTAAGAGTAATTCCCCTCCCTGATGTACTGCCAAAAATTTCTTCATAA
- a CDS encoding UPF0058 family protein: MSVPGDRVQKEELLHLHMLFVHVKKYYELTTSEEVPTDRYDTLHISPVHIHKNKRSHKEAILILGQEIVDHIKQQQHKPPVIGFTDMVTPEIAVEN; encoded by the coding sequence TTGAGTGTTCCAGGTGATAGAGTGCAGAAGGAAGAGTTGCTACATTTACACATGCTTTTTGTCCACGTTAAGAAGTATTATGAACTTACAACCAGTGAGGAAGTTCCCACTGATCGGTATGATACTCTGCACATCTCTCCTGTCCATATCCACAAGAATAAGAGGTCACATAAGGAAGCTATCCTCATTCTTGGACAGGAGATTGTTGACCATATCAAACAGCAACAGCATAAGCCCCCTGTGATTGGGTTTACTGATATGGTCACACCTGAAATAGCGGTTGAAAACTGA